A genomic region of Clavibacter michiganensis subsp. insidiosus contains the following coding sequences:
- a CDS encoding SOS response-associated peptidase, with the protein MTRILARATTADDLVGLLDVDHAGDAVPAPSWRIEPGQRVAVLVDTLPRRAEGDTEDQVPVRRLEAARWGLVPAGAPGPDQGPPLAEVPAEQLASRPELLQALVSRRAAVPVSGYYEHHETDDGLRTPYLVGAGEGTVLLAALYEWWRDPSRAADDPARWVLSCAVLTRPSAGTVEALAERMPVVLSPDVVEEWLDPTAEGSPDLLRAVAAQAEDVVEELAMDEVGPGIDQDAPDTAELARPV; encoded by the coding sequence ATGACACGCATCCTCGCCCGGGCCACGACCGCCGACGACCTGGTCGGGCTGCTCGACGTCGATCACGCGGGCGACGCCGTGCCCGCGCCCTCCTGGCGCATCGAGCCCGGCCAGCGCGTGGCGGTCCTGGTCGACACGCTGCCCCGCCGGGCGGAGGGCGACACGGAGGACCAGGTCCCCGTCCGGCGCCTCGAGGCCGCGCGCTGGGGCCTCGTCCCCGCGGGAGCGCCCGGCCCGGACCAGGGCCCGCCGCTCGCGGAGGTCCCCGCCGAGCAGCTCGCCTCCCGGCCGGAGCTCCTGCAGGCGCTCGTGTCGCGCCGCGCGGCCGTCCCGGTGTCCGGCTACTACGAGCACCACGAGACCGACGACGGCCTGCGCACCCCCTACCTCGTCGGCGCGGGCGAGGGCACGGTCCTGCTCGCGGCGCTGTACGAGTGGTGGCGGGATCCGTCGCGCGCCGCCGACGACCCGGCCCGCTGGGTGCTGAGCTGCGCGGTGCTCACCCGGCCGTCGGCCGGCACGGTGGAGGCGCTCGCGGAGCGGATGCCCGTCGTGCTCTCCCCCGACGTCGTCGAGGAGTGGCTCGACCCCACCGCCGAGGGCTCCCCTGACCTCCTGCGCGCCGTCGCCGCGCAGGCCGAGGACGTGGTCGAGGAGCTCGCGATGGACGAGGTCGGCCCCGGCATCGACCAGGACGCGCCGGACACGGCGGAGCTCGCCCGGCCCGTGTGA
- a CDS encoding ABC transporter ATP-binding protein encodes MIEFHHVRKQYPDGTLAIEDFSLVVPSQTTTVLVGSSGCGKTTLMRMVNRMVEPTSGRIEIDGTDIATEDAVKLRRSIGYVMQNSGLLPHRKVVDNIATVPRLTGVDKRTAREGALKLMDTVGLDRSMADRYPSQLSGGQQQRVGVARGLAVDPNILLMDEPFGAVDPLVRDDLQQELIRLRTELDKTVVFVTHDIDEAFLLGDQVVILEKGGRIAQQGTPQEILSNPANDFVRDFVGADKGKRALHVEDTGTGQVLVDRDGRLVGVLDDEGRAAAPSASAPTEAGGAHAPGAPAQGAGPA; translated from the coding sequence ATGATCGAGTTCCACCACGTCCGCAAGCAGTACCCGGACGGCACGCTCGCGATCGAGGACTTCAGCCTCGTCGTCCCCTCGCAGACCACGACGGTCCTCGTCGGGTCCTCGGGCTGCGGCAAGACGACCCTCATGCGCATGGTCAACCGGATGGTCGAGCCCACGTCGGGCCGCATCGAGATCGACGGCACCGACATCGCCACCGAGGACGCCGTGAAGCTCCGCCGCAGCATCGGCTACGTGATGCAGAACTCCGGCCTCCTCCCGCACCGCAAGGTCGTCGACAACATCGCGACCGTGCCACGCCTCACTGGCGTCGACAAGCGCACGGCGCGCGAGGGCGCCCTGAAGCTCATGGACACCGTGGGCCTCGACCGCTCGATGGCCGACCGCTACCCGTCGCAGCTCTCCGGCGGCCAGCAGCAGCGCGTCGGCGTGGCCCGCGGCTTGGCGGTGGACCCGAACATCCTGCTCATGGACGAGCCGTTCGGCGCCGTCGACCCGCTCGTGCGCGACGACCTCCAGCAGGAGCTCATCCGCCTGCGGACCGAGCTCGACAAGACCGTCGTCTTCGTGACGCACGACATCGACGAGGCGTTCCTGCTCGGTGACCAGGTCGTGATCCTCGAGAAGGGCGGCCGCATCGCCCAGCAGGGCACGCCGCAGGAGATCCTCTCGAACCCGGCGAACGACTTCGTCCGCGACTTCGTGGGCGCTGACAAGGGCAAGCGCGCGCTGCACGTCGAGGACACCGGCACGGGCCAGGTGCTCGTCGACCGCGACGGCCGGCTGGTGGGCGTGCTCGACGACGAGGGCCGCGCCGCCGCCCCATCCGCATCCGCACCGACCGAGGCGGGGGGCGCGCACGCCCCCGGTGCCCCGGCGCAGGGTGCGGGACCCGCGTGA
- a CDS encoding IS481-like element IS1122 family transposase: MSHANARLTVHGRVLLVRRVVEDRRPVSHVARELGVSRQCAHRWVNRFRSEGFEGLSDRSSRPRRVPTRTSPERERAVVEARTRLRSGPARLAPVTGVPARTISRILRRHGAPPLAWLDPVTGAVIRASRSTANRYEHEHPGDLIHVDVKKLGRIPDGGGWRAHGRSEQVRGRGIGFDYVHAVVDDHTRLAYAEIHPDEKGVTAAGFLTRAAAYFAEHGITRIERVLTDHAFAYRHSAAFQNAVTQLGARQKFIRPHCPWQNGKVERFNRTLATEWAYRQPFTSNQARTDALDPWIQHYNTERIHSSHGLTPAARVSPTS; encoded by the coding sequence ATGTCCCACGCTAATGCTCGTCTGACGGTTCACGGGAGGGTTCTCCTCGTGCGGCGGGTGGTCGAGGATCGTCGGCCGGTCTCGCATGTCGCGCGCGAACTCGGTGTGTCGCGTCAGTGCGCGCATCGGTGGGTGAATCGGTTCCGGTCCGAGGGCTTCGAAGGCTTGTCGGACCGGTCCTCGAGGCCGAGACGGGTGCCGACGAGGACGAGCCCGGAACGAGAACGAGCCGTCGTGGAAGCGAGGACCCGATTGCGATCAGGTCCTGCCCGGTTGGCGCCGGTGACCGGTGTTCCAGCCCGCACGATCTCCCGCATCCTGCGGCGGCACGGGGCACCGCCGTTGGCATGGTTGGACCCCGTCACCGGGGCCGTGATCCGGGCATCCCGGTCGACGGCAAACCGGTACGAGCATGAGCATCCCGGTGACCTGATCCACGTCGACGTGAAGAAGCTCGGCCGGATCCCGGACGGCGGCGGCTGGCGGGCGCATGGCCGCAGCGAACAGGTTCGTGGTCGTGGGATCGGGTTCGATTACGTCCACGCCGTGGTCGATGACCACACCCGCCTCGCCTACGCGGAGATCCACCCGGACGAGAAGGGCGTGACCGCGGCAGGGTTCCTGACCCGGGCCGCGGCGTACTTCGCCGAGCACGGCATCACCCGCATCGAACGGGTCCTGACGGACCACGCGTTCGCCTACCGGCACTCGGCCGCGTTCCAGAACGCGGTCACGCAGCTCGGTGCGAGGCAGAAGTTCATCCGCCCGCACTGCCCCTGGCAGAACGGCAAGGTCGAACGCTTCAACCGCACCCTCGCGACCGAGTGGGCCTACCGGCAACCCTTCACCAGCAACCAAGCCAGAACCGACGCCCTTGATCCGTGGATCCAGCACTACAACACTGAACGAATCCACTCGAGCCACGGGCTGACGCCCGCGGCCCGAGTGTCACCAACGTCATGA
- a CDS encoding App1 family protein, whose protein sequence is MAPSSKKKKKHATRTLLESPAAAPVLHRAARIEDRIHEIREGRARKRGLKPTVIPYAGYGSVRWVRVLCRVLLTDPKSKRALAGDKVVRGWRSFTSVPLTDVDVVVEIDGTEHHVRADRGGVVDQVVEASLSSGWHTIRIRSEGSETVEAPVFIVGDDVRTGILSDIDDTVMVTALPRPFLAAWNTFVLDEHARTPTPGMAVLYERLRLQHEGAPVLYLSTGAWNVAPTLTRFLSRNLYPPGPILLTDWGPTVDRWFRSGMEHKRNNLRRLVEEFPHVKWILAGDDGQHDELLYGEFAVQHPDNVQVVLIRQLSAGEAVLAGGRAKAEKRALDSPIPWVYAPDGASLLAQLDDLGLADDSGTRIGT, encoded by the coding sequence GTGGCCCCCTCCTCGAAGAAGAAGAAGAAGCACGCGACCCGCACGCTCCTCGAGTCCCCCGCCGCCGCACCCGTGCTGCACCGGGCGGCGCGCATCGAGGACCGCATCCACGAGATCCGCGAGGGCCGCGCCCGGAAGCGGGGGCTGAAGCCCACCGTCATCCCCTACGCCGGCTACGGATCCGTCCGCTGGGTCCGCGTCCTCTGCCGCGTCCTCCTCACCGACCCGAAGAGCAAGCGCGCGCTGGCCGGCGACAAGGTCGTCCGCGGCTGGCGGAGCTTCACGAGCGTGCCGCTCACCGACGTCGACGTCGTCGTCGAGATCGACGGCACCGAGCACCACGTGCGGGCCGACCGCGGCGGCGTCGTCGACCAGGTCGTCGAGGCGAGCCTGTCGAGCGGCTGGCACACGATCCGCATCCGGTCCGAGGGGTCGGAGACCGTCGAGGCGCCCGTCTTCATCGTGGGCGACGACGTGCGCACCGGGATCCTCAGCGACATCGACGACACCGTTATGGTCACCGCGCTGCCCCGGCCGTTCCTCGCCGCCTGGAACACCTTCGTGCTCGACGAGCACGCGCGGACGCCCACCCCCGGCATGGCCGTGCTCTACGAGCGCCTACGCCTGCAGCACGAGGGCGCGCCCGTCCTCTACCTCTCCACGGGAGCGTGGAACGTCGCGCCGACGCTCACGCGGTTCCTGTCGCGCAACCTGTACCCGCCGGGTCCGATCCTCCTCACCGACTGGGGCCCCACCGTCGACCGGTGGTTCCGCAGCGGCATGGAGCACAAGCGCAACAACCTGCGGCGCCTCGTGGAGGAGTTCCCGCACGTGAAGTGGATCCTCGCGGGCGACGACGGCCAGCACGACGAGCTGCTCTACGGCGAGTTCGCCGTGCAGCACCCCGACAACGTGCAGGTCGTCCTCATCCGGCAGCTCTCGGCCGGCGAGGCCGTGCTCGCGGGCGGACGGGCGAAGGCGGAGAAGCGCGCCCTCGACAGCCCGATCCCGTGGGTCTACGCCCCGGACGGCGCGAGCCTGCTCGCCCAGCTCGACGACCTCGGGCTGGCCGACGACTCGGGCACGCGGATCGGCACCTAG